The genomic region AAATGCGTAGCGGGGTGGGGTGACAGTCTCTCCACAGAAGCAGTGCCCGTGTGGAGAGATCACCCCACCCCGCTCGCGCTACGCGCGATCGACCCTCCCCCTCCAGGGGAGGGTAAGAGGGAGCGTCACTTCCTTGCCGCCACCGCCGCCACACTCACCGCCACCCAGCCCAAAATCATCACCGTTCCGCCCGTCGGCGCCGCCATCGGAAACAGCGCATGCCCGGCATATTGCCGCAAGGTGAGGTCGGCTGCGAACAGCGCGGCACCGATCGCGAAGCCGAACGCCGCCACGAGTCCAATTCCGCCGTGCAGAAGGCCGCGCGTGAGCGAGGCGATCGTCGCGAGCATGGCCGTTGCATGAAACAGCAGCATGGCGCTGGCGGAGGCAAGACGGCCAGCGTCCGCGCCATGGGCGGAGGCGGCGGCCAGCGCGACGCCGGCGGCGCCCATCAAGCCGGCAAGCCCGATCAGCAGGCGGTGCGCCAGCATCACGAGGCGCGCTCTTCCACGAGCTTCGCCATCGCGGCGCGCAAGCTCTCCATGCCGGTCGAGCTGCGTGACGAGGTCGCGAGCACGGTCGGGAACGCGGCCGGGTGCTTGGCGAGCGCGGCCTCGGTCTCGGCGATGCGTGCTTGCAGCTCGGCGGCCTTCACCTGGTCGGCCTTGGTCAGCACGATCTGGTAGCTGACGGCGGAGCGATCGAGCGTCTTCAGAACCTCGAGATCGACGTCCTTGATTCCGTGCCGCGCGTCGATCAGCACGTAGACGCGCGCGAGGCTGGCGCGGCCCAGCAGGAATTTGTGGATCAGCTCGGTCCAGGACGCGACCTGACTCTTCGGCGCCTTGGCGTAGCCGTAGCCGGGCATGTCGACGAGGCGCAGGTCGTTCTTGCCGGGGACCTCGAAGAAGATCAGCTCCTGGGTGCGGCCCGGCGTATGCGAGGTGCGCGCCAGCGCATTGCGCCCCGTGAGCGCGTTGATCAGGCTCGACTTGCCGACATTGGAGCGCCCCGCAAAGGCGACCTCCAGCCCCGCCATCGGCGGCAGCGTTTCGATCGAAGGCGAAGCCCAGATGAACTGCCAATCCCGGGCGAACAGCTTGCGCCCGGCCTCGATCAGCTTCGCATCTTTGTCGTCGGTTATGTCGTTCATCCGACCGGTCTATCCTCTCGTCATGGCCGGGCTTGTCCCGGCCATCCACGCCTGCCGCGGCGGTACCCTCCAAAACGTGGATGCCCGGGACAAGCCCGGGCATGACGCTGTGGAGGCAGTTTGCCTGACATTACCGAAGACCTACGTCGCCTTCCTTGCGAACGTCGCCTTGAGATTGTCCAATAACTCCACCTTCACGCCGTTGCGACGCATGATGTAGCTCTGCTGGAGCACCGAGAGCAGGTTGTTCCAGGCCCAGTAGATCACGAGACCTGCCGGGAAGCCCGCCAGCATGAAGGTGAAGATCAGCGGCATCCAGTTGAAGATGATCTGCTGCGTCGGATCCGGCGGCGTCGGGTTCAGCTTCATCTGGAACCACATCGTGATGCCCATGATGATCGGCCAGATGCCGAGCGCGAGATATTGGCCGAACACCGGGATCGTGGTCGGATCGAACGGGATCAGCCCGAACAGATTGAACAGGTTGGTCGGATCCGGCGCGGAGAGGTCCTTGATCCAGCCGATGAACGGCGCGTGCCGCATCTCGATGGTGACGAACAGCACCTTGTAGAGCGAGAAGAACACCGGGATCTGGATCAGCACGGGAAGACAGCCGGCGACCGGATTGATCTTCTCCTTGCGGTAGATCTCCATCATCTCCTGCTGCTGCTTCACCTTGTCGTCGGGATAGCGCTCCTTGAGCGCCTGCAGCTGCGGCTGGATCGACTTCATCTTCGCCATCGAGGCGTAGGACTTGTTCGCCAGCGGGAAGAACAACAGCTTCACGATCACGGTGACGAGCAGGATCGACCAGCCGAAATTGCCGAAGAAGCGGTAGAAGAAGTCGAGGCCGAGGAACATCGGCTTGGTGATGAAGTAGAACCAGCCCCAGTCGATCAAAAGATCGAAATGGTTGAGGCCGAGCTCCTTGTTGTAGCCGCCGAGACCCGCAAACGGGAACACGCCGACCACGCCGGCTTCCTTGGCGCCGGCGAACAGCCGCGCGTTCGCGGTCCCGGTGCCGCCGATCGCGACGGTGACGGGATCGAGCAGATAGTCGGTCTGATAGGTGTGGAGATTGCCTGACGGGTTCGACGAGAAGCGCGCCTGCAGCTTGGCATTGGTGTCGGGCAGCAGCGCCGAGGCCCAGTACTTGTCGGTGATGCCGAGCCAGCCGTTGGTGACGTTGCTGAAGTTCACCTGCTTGGATTCGTCGACCTTCTTGTAGGCGTATTCCTGCAGGCCCTGGTCGCCGAGATAGCCGATCAGGCCTTCATGCAGGATGTAGTAACCGGAGACCTGCGGCGCGCCGTGGCGCGAGATCAGCGCGAACGGATAGAGCGTAACAGGCGCATTGCCGACATTGCTCACCTCGTCCTTGACGGTGAAGAGATAATGGTCGTCGACCGCGATGGTGCGGCGGAAGGTGAGGCCCTCGCCATTGTCCCACTTCAGCACCACCGGGCTCGTCGGCGTCAGGTTGCCGCTGCCCTCTTGCTGCCACACGGTGTTCTTGTCGGGCATCTTCGCCGTCACACCTGTCGCCGCCACCCAGCCGAATTCGGCGTAATAGGGCTCGGCGGTGCCCGACGGCGAATAGAGGATGATCGGCGGCGATTTCGGGTCGACGGTTTCGCGGAATTGTACCAGCGCGATATCGTCGATGCGGCCGCCCTTCAGCGAGATGCTGCCGGCGATCCGCGGCGTG from Bradyrhizobium sp. CB1015 harbors:
- a CDS encoding DUF423 domain-containing protein, translating into MLAHRLLIGLAGLMGAAGVALAAASAHGADAGRLASASAMLLFHATAMLATIASLTRGLLHGGIGLVAAFGFAIGAALFAADLTLRQYAGHALFPMAAPTGGTVMILGWVAVSVAAVAARK
- the yihA gene encoding ribosome biogenesis GTP-binding protein YihA/YsxC; this encodes MTDDKDAKLIEAGRKLFARDWQFIWASPSIETLPPMAGLEVAFAGRSNVGKSSLINALTGRNALARTSHTPGRTQELIFFEVPGKNDLRLVDMPGYGYAKAPKSQVASWTELIHKFLLGRASLARVYVLIDARHGIKDVDLEVLKTLDRSAVSYQIVLTKADQVKAAELQARIAETEAALAKHPAAFPTVLATSSRSSTGMESLRAAMAKLVEERAS
- the yidC gene encoding membrane protein insertase YidC, encoding MTDNRNTILAVILSGLVLIAWQYFYNVPQMEKQRAQQQAQAELQKTTPQPTASATPGGAPATPGASPQPGGVAQPATPAASQPQSVVPREAAIAASPRVKIDTPRIAGSISLKGGRIDDIALVQFRETVDPKSPPIILYSPSGTAEPYYAEFGWVAATGVTAKMPDKNTVWQQEGSGNLTPTSPVVLKWDNGEGLTFRRTIAVDDHYLFTVKDEVSNVGNAPVTLYPFALISRHGAPQVSGYYILHEGLIGYLGDQGLQEYAYKKVDESKQVNFSNVTNGWLGITDKYWASALLPDTNAKLQARFSSNPSGNLHTYQTDYLLDPVTVAIGGTGTANARLFAGAKEAGVVGVFPFAGLGGYNKELGLNHFDLLIDWGWFYFITKPMFLGLDFFYRFFGNFGWSILLVTVIVKLLFFPLANKSYASMAKMKSIQPQLQALKERYPDDKVKQQQEMMEIYRKEKINPVAGCLPVLIQIPVFFSLYKVLFVTIEMRHAPFIGWIKDLSAPDPTNLFNLFGLIPFDPTTIPVFGQYLALGIWPIIMGITMWFQMKLNPTPPDPTQQIIFNWMPLIFTFMLAGFPAGLVIYWAWNNLLSVLQQSYIMRRNGVKVELLDNLKATFARKAT